From the Dermacentor variabilis isolate Ectoservices chromosome 5, ASM5094787v1, whole genome shotgun sequence genome, the window GCGGCTAAAAGCGCACGAGTTTTGGCGGCGCAGGCCGCTATGCTGATTGACTTCATTGAGCAGAATCGATACTTGGCGAGAGGCACCACAAGCCTCTCGCCAAGTATGAGTGCTGCTAAAAATAAAGCCCTGTGGGAGGAGGTTGTCGTGGCGCTGAACGCGATCGGTCCGGCAGTCGAAGCAGCCCGGCGCTGGCGCCTCTATTGGGCCCGGCTATGCTATGACTGCCGGAAGATCGCGGCGCAGGTGGGCGCTGAGAAGAGGTGAGCCCGTGGCTAGCAACATCTTAGGAACGTATAAGCTCATGGTGTTCTTGCATTTGCAGGAAGACGGGAGGCGGGAAGCTGGGCAGCCTGGAGGGCCGCATGCTCGACGTGCTTGGCCGAACCGGCCCAGCTTCCGCTCCGGTGGCCTTCTTCGCGGATGACGCCGAGGTGCGTAGCAATGTTCGTTGCTATGTGTACCGATGTCGGGCAGTTACACCGTGGTGAATATTTTGCcgttgtgtgcttgtgtgtgttttcttacAATTCAACACACATGCCAGCACTTTGCAAGAATGGAAATGCTGCCCCACTGCTGTTAAAGCAGTGCTGTTAAGAAACACCTTGTGATGGATTTCATGGCTCGTTAATCTGTAAAGCATTAGCAACGAGGTTGTCAAAGCTCTAAGTCACTAGTATGTCACATGCTGGATTAAGAATTTTCTGATTTAAAAACTATAAGTGAAATAGATATTGCAACCAGTTGATGGAACTTAATCACATTATGTCCTGTACTTTATTGTTCCAGCAGGACACCTCCAGTGAGGAGGAGCCGGCACAAGTGCCCCCTGCCCCACCAGCAGCTGCCCACGTTTCCGTCGGGACGGAGCCGGGGACAAGTGGCACTGCACGTAAGGCACTTCAGCAGCTATTGCAATACGAACACATCACCTTAAGCAACAAAGCAGTATCTGTTAAGACCTTTTAAACAGAAATTgtgtatttatattatttacatgGCAAAGAAGAAGTGCTTGTCTAAATGTCACTGCAAAATGGAACAATAATCTGTTTGACTATTAACACCATTTGTAATGCAGCTTGTGTAGCGTACAAGCTGAAAGTATTATCAGTGTAGTATTTTATGATGGTGTAGTGCCTTTTTGTTTGTGCAAATTTACTGTTCATTTTGTGAACGGCGTGTTGCTGGAATTATTTTTCTGGGCTTCCACCTGACAATGAACCAGTAAAATCTCTACGCAGGAcggagcaaaatttttttttatcctgtttaCTGATTTTATATTTAAGGACCATCAGCTCGGCAGCAGCCCTGCAGGCCACCCCGCCAACAGCCGCTGGAGGATGCGGTCTGCAGAGCAGCCGCCGAGTATGCGCTGCAGGGGCAGCTCGCTGAGGCAGCAAATGCGGAGGCCGCCAACTTCCACCAGCTGTTGCTGCAGCAAAATAGGCAGGTGCGTACAACTAGGCCGGGTCATTTtttgaagaggtgattagtgcaCATGGTAATGTGCATTACAACCATATTACACATGAGAGGCATCTGTAGTCATTTGGCTCATCGGCTCATGCACGTTTATACATCTCCTTTGAGGTGTTCTTTAACACATAGCAACTTACAAAACGTTTCCATGGTTGCATGTATCACCACAGCATGATCATCTTTTGTTTAGCAATTCAACTAGTCACCAATACTGTCTTCTGACAGGCAGAGGCAGCTTGTTAGGATTTGCTACGTTTCACATGTTCTTAACATAACAGACCATATATGTTTGCACGGCCATTTGTCATGTCATGTGTAAATGATCTTGCTGCCCTCAAGAGTAACCTTGCTGAAACTGCAGCACTTGCAAACAGTGCGAATCAAGCATTTACATTGCATAACCTGTAGCTAACTAAGTGAATTTGTTTTGCAGCATCACCAGCAGCTGGTGGAGGAGCTGAGGGCGACCCGGCAGGTCCAGCAGCAGCTGGCAGCAGAGATGCGTGGTTTGCGAGAGGCCACTGGCCTCATCACAACCACGCTGCGCCAGCTCCTGGCTGCCCTGGCTCACCTCTGCGAGCCGCCTCAGCCATGAGGGACAGTTTTTTTTCCCCCCCTTATCATCCTTTAGTGCTAGTAGGTACAAGTGTTGCCTATCTTTCCGTTCAAATCACCGCTGCAGCATTTGGTGGTGGTGCCCATACGTCCTCGCAAGCTGTTGTGCCGAGTTGTAGCCAGCCTTGTGAACTGATGTGCAGGTCATGCGTGACCATGGCAATGAAAACTGAtagtgctgtgatgtcacttAAAACacgaatgcatgtttttttttttttggtatgtagcactaaaggatgatatgggGGGGGGGAACTGTTTTCCGTACATTTCTGTCCCTAATCATACTTTTTTTTGCAAGGTAATTTTTTGTGTATTTTCatttgcagtgcaagtttgcccaaGTGAGGCGTTATATaaagtacagtcaacgactgaattttcggatgtccaaattttcggacatgcctgatatttcggacgccTTCGCgacaccgccacgagccccatagaatcaatgtatgaggacatctgaagtttcggacgctcaaACCCCCCggcgtccaattttccggactttttgacgcgacggaaggtcctttggctcctcgcgcagcgcccttgcgaaggaaatcgacttgcagtcgaagcatatcaccgctttgaaccacaactagctgaatctagccgtcacacaccgatttggtctggccacgctggctatgttcatagccgcaaatggccgcacttccgcttccggcggagtttccggagcggcgctatttcgtttgtttgcgccacgacctactgtatacagtaggtcgtggtttgcgcaagccacgttttggctagcgtggtgtgtagttgtgctgttgtgtcaagcaACGTTACGTtggtgtcaagtgtgctctgcgacgctaggcctaggtgcttcgacgcttgccagcgaactccactgttcgcaacttgaggatttcgcttgccttcgatggcccccactccgtcttcatcgtcctcgccgatggcattgaagcgcggaaagcagtaccgtacccacggaaataacttttcaacagtttgttgacgctgacaacgagctcaacttctgtgcagaactgactgacgagggaatagtccgtcaggttgtgggggattcagaagactccgatgttgaaaatgaggagccaatgcctgcgccgccgaGTTGACACGAGCACTGTTGActttttcatcggtgtacagtgctgacatgacccttgctcagatcaaggcgaatatgatcgcatgcaactggaacgccgtccaaacaacaatcaacaagttcttcaagccactgcagcaataacactggctgcccgacgatgcacatgtacataataaaccggcagtcggctgcatacagagtttttgaacgcctctttctATAGCACCTTCATTGATGCTTTGGTAGGGTTTCGGAAGattggtacttcgccctttacctctagatccgagaaaaaaaaaaaagaaataagttcggttttttgcatgcattcattttttcggactgcctgaattttcggccgtttttacgttccctagagggtgcgaaaaatcggtcgttgactgtatatgtAGAATTTTTGCCATATTTTCGCATTTCTGTTCCTAATTGTATTTTTTCCGCAAGTTCATTTCTTTTCGTGTGTATTTTTATTTGTCCAAGTGAGACGTTATGACTTATATGTAGAATTTTTGCAATATTTTCGCATTTCTGTTCCTAATCGTATTTTTTCCGCAAGTTCATTTCTTTTCGTGTGTATCTTTATTTGCCCAAGTGAGGCGTTATAACTTATATGTAGAATTTTTGCCATATTTTCGTTAGGTGTTGTTCACTTTTGTTTTGCTGTTACTTATATGTTTCAATGTGCACCGTTTTCCCAAGGAAGATATACACTATGCAATCACTTTTACGGCAACTATGACATTGTCTCGCACACATACAGGTGCACTTAACTACAGTGCTGTGATAACTGGAAATGAATTTTCATGCCATATGTATGTCATGTTTGCAATGTCAAACCTTTCGTGCCTACGCAATGCAAAATGGCCgaattggaattttttttaacACCAAGCGCCTGTTACTTATGATAGTTATTGTGATATTTCAGGTGTTCTTACCTATGATAGCAATACAATCTAGTCCCCATTGTAGTTGAGCACAGTTTGTGACATACGTAATAGAGCCATCGATGTGGCCACTATTTTGACATTCGCTGCCAGGCTGCTCTTGCAGCCGTTATATGAAATACCATTGAAGTGCCAAGCATTTTCTCACCTGCCGTTCCTTAAAAGCATGTGATGGCTGTTTTATATTGTGATCTTATTACGGCACTAGTCATTGAAAAGAAACTATTTCGTGCTACAAACATGCTGACTACATAATAGacatctttcttgctgttaagTTGCTGGATGAAGATAAATGGTTGTGCTCGAGTTCAAAAAAACATCATTTTGCTCGTGTCATATTTATGCAATTTAACATCCACCAATGGCCCATTAGTAGTGTACTGGGTCCCATGTAGTGGACATCACACGGCTATTTTGGCGTCATGGATTCATGCTCTGTGTACTTGTCTGTCATTTGCTTTGATGAAAGATGGCATTGAAGATGGATCTCATGGTTTTATTTAAAATGTGGATATAAATGAACGATTTTAAACAATGCAAGTGGcacttgaaatgaatatttacaatttgtgttccttcaatttcagaactatttacatatgtacactcTCCCAAGGGAGAATAACGCGCTTGACATGCCAGGTGATCGTTTTCGACATAACTTGGCCTTATGTCAAGGAACTGTGCGGTGGTTGTGTGGCAAAACAGCGCAGGGCCTACAAGGTGCGTGAGAACAGTACACATGGTGGAGCGAGAATTGTTGTGCTTGGCAGCAGCCCAAATAGGAAGCAAGGAGACGAAGACCAATATCCTcccatgcacagtgcagatggcagTGACATTGTCGGTGAtgacagaagcagcagcagcacatcaTTTGGCAAACCCCAGCTGCCCAaagaagtggctacaacattctgcttaTGAACACAGTGTTCTATCCACAGGTACTAAatgaaaggctctcatgtagtgtcacagtggaatgatgcaatcatctcTGGTAGTGACAGCTCAttggcagaggacacgtgaaaacgctggttatgattgagcagattcgataaaaaaacagcacgctatccactaattgcacacatttcttcacattggttcctgctctctattaggtgtgtagacagcagtaataaacatctgccttCAGTGTCAGGCACGTGTTTATTGCTGCTCTCGGTGCTGCTGTCGATGCAGCCGCCTTCGCATCCTTTTCAGGTAGTGCTGGTGCTGCTACCGTGTCGTGCCGAAGGAGCTAATAACATTATCCCGGGCAGCACAGCCTTTCAAGTACATTATGCGTGCTGCCCTCATTCGGGGAACTCTCTGCGGGGAGGGGTTGCCACTTTCATCatcactactgctgctgctgctgctgtcatcacTAACATCATCCAACACGCCACCTTCGTCAAGACACAAGTtgtgcaacactgcacatgctgcaacgATGTTGGCAGCATGGTCTGGTTCGTAGTGGAGGGCGCGGTACTGCTGAAGGCAGCGTTAAGCGGCTCTTCAGAAGCCCAATGCACCGCTCCACTACGGACCGCatggcagcatgtgcagtgttgtacctgccttcTGCAGTGTGTATGGGAGGGTGGCCTGTGACTGGGGTCAGGAGCCATGGTTCCAGGGGGTAGCCGCTGTCACCTGCAGGATCATAAAACATGGTATGAAATCTGCACAAAGTTTAGTAGGCGAAGCATGGGTCATGTAAAATGCACCTGCTACAGAAAGGCTGCAACAAAGGAATATACAGGCTGAGAACCTGACGCAGCTGTGATCACAGATAACGATAGCTGGGACATAGTAGCATCCCTATTTGCAGCAAGGCAGCTCTTTGTGTAGTCTTCATTCACAAATGACTATcagtgtaaaaaagaatgtgacaACGCGTGCACTGTACACTCACATTAAAAATTAGTTTAAAGTACAGCGCAGGTGTGTTGTCACTTTGTTTCGTGCAGATACCATTGGAAAATTTCTACATCTCACCTGTACTTAATAACCTGACTATAACATAAGGGGTTCGGGCTTCAATATTCTCTTACGGCGCGAGCATGCTTTGCTTCATGCTGCCAGAATTGCAACTGTACAAAATTTTCCCGCTGCTCACCGAGCAGGTGTTCTCCAGCCTTGGCAATATGCCCCTCCAGGAACCGACGATGCAACCACGTAGTTCTCCAGACGTGGGCGTCGTGGTCTGACCCCGGTCGCAGAGTGTCGACGCGAGGATCCGCATgcctgcgtcgcagatctgacgagAGCGCGCACAGCATAAGCCACGCATTGCTATGACGGTCAAATTAGACAAAAATTAAGATACTTACGAACATTGTGTTGAGGGCGTAGTAGGCTTTGCGGCACATGAATGCCGCCTTCTGCTTGCCCTTCAGTGCGATATTGGCTATAAGGCTGCCGTCCACGCATCCGATGATGCCGGGAATGGAGCCGCGTCGAAGGAACCGTTCCTTCACGGCCGCCTTCTCCTCCGACGTCCTCGGGAAATGGACCCACTTTTTGCGGGCCCCGGCGTGGACTATTGCCTTCGCCTGCGTCGCACACACTTGCTGACCGCAGGCTGGGTCAcgccgatcgtctcctcgctccctacCAAGGCTTGAAAGCTGCCCGTTGCGAAGAATCGCAACGCGCACAACACTTGCCGCTCCACCAACAGCGCCGTTTTTCTCACGCCTCCGAGTTCTTCCGCCACTTTGTcgcacagccaccgcacagtttctttcttcaggcGAAAGTGCCGCCGAAACAGATCATCTGGCATGTCAAACGCATCCTCGGGCTCCCTCCTCCCGTGCCCGGGCTGACGAGCTGCCGCCGCCAACACAATCAAGAAGGCCGCCATTGTCTATTCCAAACGGAACAGGGCACTCGCCGGTTATTCCACGAATTTGGcgggtttgttcggcataatttagcataatgaatgcgtcactttgacgtggcggTTTTTGGCATtcctgacgtcgcttgacaggcaggaAAAATGGGCGCGGCCTCAAAAAATTCGGCCAATGAGCGAGCGGTGTCGGTCATTTTGGAATAGAAACAGAACAGTACTGTCTGTATACTTCTAGTACACATTATACATTCTCAAGTCATTAACTACCTCGAAGAACATAACATTATATTCAAATACCAGCATGGTTTTCAAAGAGAATAcagtatttacttgcataatgaacaCACTTTCTTTCCCGGAAAATATGCGCAAAGTTGGGGGTTGCGTTCATTATGCGGGGTAAAATTATGAgcgatttcttttccattgccacctcTAAATAAGTCAGTTTTGCCCGAAATGCGTACCATCGATTGCAACatgaagtaaggatggtagttttattggctgtataaacttgcaaacattcacttCAATGCAACCTAAGCGGCGAGAATGCAGCACGCACAAAGTTGTGAGCTGCCATTGACTCAGCCCCTgatgcagattgctttcaagatagggctcccCGCGGCAGCGCAatgtgcagttgctgccagagtaaaacactgcccccccccccctcccctgctttcctcccttgtacGTGGGGGATTGCATCGCGATCATCAGCGCCCCTCGGACGCAGTTGTACAATACGCAATTTCTGCCAgagtaaacccccccccccccccaccagggCCTATTGCACGACGAAAGACACGCCGAGATTGATCCGCGATGATGGCTTCCCTCACGCACTTTCACTCATACCTACACCATGTGGCGCGCGgcaacgacgatgatgatggcaaAAATGCACATGGAgggtccatataactgctattgcaataaaagtagCAGAAACAGTACAATGCGGCATCCTACACTGCATCGGACACAATCACGCCCGCCGGGCGCCATATAAGATGCCAAACCGTATCGTGTCTCCTACTTCAtggcagcaagttcagggtgtgatcattatgcgagaaaaagaaaaaaaaacttcttgacTGGAAAAGTGGGGGCTGTGTTCATTACGTAAGTTAATTATGTGCATAAATGTGGTATTTTTGTGACACACAACTTGCCGGCTTCATCCATGATATTCATCCTTCCATAGACGCGGGTTTGCAACTAGATGCAATATTTCTAGACTACTCAAAGAATTTTGATCGTGTCCCTCACCACCGGTGACTGACCAAATTGGAAAAGCTTAACATTCGCCCTAACATTCTAGCTTAGATAAAAGATTTCTTATAAGCTCGCATGCAATTCACCTCTTCTGATAACACTACTTCTTCTTTCCTATACAATACTTCTtcctatactaatccaggtacaaccaaattaggaaggcccactaagttAAACAAAGGCTCTCCCTCactagaacaggaattggcctccctggtgcagtattcggccacgacctccctgatgatatctgcaattaaccaatggccctcagtctccagcagctgcggagcatctgactAAGGTGgaggtcagacctgtaatgcagcagagggtgctaagaatctctgggtccggacagagGCCACCaatagaaactgacccttgcaacgtttaacacccgaaccctcttgagtgaggctagcttagcaggactcttcgaggaactatcagacattgtttgggatattatcggccttagtgagattagaactggtgaggcttacattttgctaaataacggccatgtcctctgctatagaggtctccctgataagaagcgatacggggtaggattcctaatccataaggacatagcgggcaacattgacgaattctactgcattaacgagagggtagcagtagtcgtaatcaaacttaataagaggtatagattaaaggtagtacaagcctacgctccaacatccagtcacgatgatgaggaagtagatcagctcTATgtagatgttgaattagcgatgggaaaagtgcaaacttggtatacagtagtaatgggtgacttcaatgcaaaagtgggggaaaagcaggcgggtgaacaggcactTGGCAACAACGGTgttgattctagaaacgctagaggcgagatgctggtagaattcgcagaaagaataagctgagaataatgaacacccttTTCAGGacaacaggaagtggacctggaaaagccctaatggtgaaacaataaatgaaattgatttcatactttctgccaatcccagcatagtgcaggatgtagaagtgataggtagggtaaagtgcagtgatcatgggttagtgagggctaggattcagctcaatttgaacagagaaagagtaaaattggtcaagaagaaacaggtcaacttagaggcagtaagggtaaaagcagacaaatttaggctggtacttgcaaacaaatatgcagccttagaacagagagatgatgatgatgatgacatagaggtaatgaatgaaaccataacgaggctggcttcagaggtagcaattgaagtgggaggcaaggcaccaaggcaaccagtaagcacgctctcccaagtaacaaagaacctaataaagaaacgacaaaaaatgaaagtgtccaactcaagagagaagatagaatttgcggaactgtcaaaactgatcaacaaggtgaaaatagcgatattcgaaactataacatgagaaagactgaagagtgagtgagtgaaaactttattctaaATGTCCGGCTATTTGGGtggggtggggccataagcaccccagcctaggtgacggcctcgagtccttgaaggcgtaaaaaatggacgcagcctgaaatcagtgagaaagaaacttggcgtaggacaaaccaagatgtatgcactgaaagataagcagggcaatatcatcagcaatctcgaaggtatagtaaaagcagcggaaggattctatactgacctgtacaatacccagaggactcaggagtactctattcgaaacaatagtgaaaagtatacagaaactcctcctataactagatatgaggtcagaagggccttgcaaggcatgaaacggggaaaagcggcaggagaggatggaacaAGAGTCgagttaatcaaagatggaggagacgtaatgctaggaaaactggcggctctctatacgaagtgtctatcgactgcaagggtcccagaaaactggaagaatgcaaacattatactaatccacaagaagggtgacgttaaagaactgaaaaattataggcccattagcttactccctgtattatttaaaatatttaccaaaataatctccaatcgAATAAGTGCAACACTGGacattagtcaaccaagggaacaggctggcttcaggaagggatactctacaaaggatcgcatccatgtcatcaatcacattatcgagaaatctgcagagtaaaataagcctctctatacggctttcatagattacgaaaaagcatttgattctgtaggTATACCAGTGGTCATAGAGGaattgtgtaatcaaggagtacagaccgcttatgtaaataccctggaaaatatctatagagattccacagccaccttagttcTACACAAGCAAACTAGggagatacttataaagaaaggggtcagacaaggaggcacaatttcttcaatgctattcactgcgtgcttggaagaagtattcaagctattaaactgggaaggtttaggagtaaggatcgacggcgaatacctcagcaaccttcggtttgccgatgacattgttgtattctgcaacactgcggacgagttacaacaaatggttcAGGGCCTTAACAGGGAGAGCGTAAGAGttgggctgaagattaatatgcagaagacaaagataatgatagataaccgggcaagggaacaagatttcaagatcgcaagtcagcctctggagtctgtgatGGAGTATGCTTACCTATGTCAACttatcacagggaaccctgaccatgagaaggaaattcgcagaagaataaaaatgggttggattgcatacggcagacaccgtgcactcctgactgggagcttaccattatcattgcaaaggaaagtgtacaatcagtgcattttaccagtgctgacatatggcgcagagacttggagactgactaagaagcttgagaacaagttaaggaccgcgcacagacggatggaatgaagattgctaggcataacattaagagacagaaagagagcggtttggatcagagaggaaacgggtatagatgatattctatagacatcaagagaaagaaatggtgctGGGAAAGTCAAGTAATTCACAGATTAGATAattgttggaccattagggtgacagaatgggtaccaattgaagggaagcgcagtagaggatagcagaagactaagtggtgcgacaaaattaggaaatttgcgggtgctagttcgaATTGGTTGGCG encodes:
- the LOC142582195 gene encoding uncharacterized protein LOC142582195; the encoded protein is MLDVLGRTGPASAPVAFFADDAEDTSSEEEPAQVPPAPPAAAHVSVGTEPGTSGTARPSARQQPCRPPRQQPLEDAVCRAAAEYALQGQLAEAANAEAANFHQLLLQQNRQHHQQLVEELRATRQVQQQLAAEMRGLREATGLITTTLRQLLAALAHLCEPPQP